The Pecten maximus chromosome 14, xPecMax1.1, whole genome shotgun sequence genome includes a region encoding these proteins:
- the LOC117342330 gene encoding uncharacterized protein LOC117342330: MDVPSLANLLFCGIVLLGFLDDNCVGQKLEISAFEYNRKFGSSLDIGQCSLKIEQISPGVAVTRNCNLPNKQGPVRSVSKVLNDTRNFEVRQYNDIFVFMGLCDATTVTSLGILHKGDCFAVEIASNLTFNRKTYIRAYVEYYRRSVDIQEDGIALNPVLAQHYDGAYYLRDRSYGMLEIIVVEMKFRHAASVGLLKKSNFQSQSMSEHLKFAEREVGLPYTTKVIRISTTENKVEMTQFRKRDFTQAYKNVKRYEQDLYRIREEMYSRKPHLNYGMLPFLPKPRALGLSSGGDMLTWETATAIEIMINRGITIYKSLKRTCNRAKITTCSLLRYVKRELRSIKTVIHSKRSKWSYLPADEQVTTNKLYSGRMRRIQKEIARIRRSLKLWRVQQRKAKALKLGRRKRQKKAKNQSFRRKMTSKKNRVQIS, encoded by the exons ATGGATGTACCGAGTCTAGCGAATTTGCTGTTTTGTGGTATTGTTTTGCTGGGATTTCTTGACGACAA CTGTGTTGGCCAGAAGCTTGAGATCTCCGCCTTTGAGTACAACCGGAAATTTGGATCAAGTCTGGACATCGGCCAGTGTTCgcttaaaattgaacaaatttcTCCAGGTGTTGCTGTGACCAGGAACTG TAATCTACCAAACAAACAGGGACCAGTGAGGAGTGTTTCCAAGGTCCTCAACGATACACGAAACTTTGAAGTTCGCcaatataatgacatatttgTGTTCATGGGACTTTGTGATGCCACGACAGTTACGAGCCTCGGGATCTTACACAAAGGGGACTGCTTCGCC GTGGAGATAGCCAGTAACCTTACCTTCAACCGTAAGACCTACATCCGGGCATACGTTGAGTATTATCGACGGAGTGTTGACATACAAGAGGATGGAATAGCCTTAAATCCAGTCCTGGCACAGCATTACGACGGGGCATACTACCTACGAGATAGAAGTTACGGAATGCTGGAGATTATAGTCGTAGAGATGAAGTTCCGACACGCAGCATCTGTCGGACTCTTGAAAAAATCTAACTTCCAGTCGCAGTCCATGTCAGAACATTTAAAATTTGCCGAACGTGAAGTCGGGCTACCATACACCACAAAG gTTATCCGGATATCCACTACTGAGAATAAGGTCGAGATGACCCAGTTTAGGAAAAGAGATTTCACACAGGCTTACAAGAACGTAAAACGCTATGAACAGGACCTCTACCGTATCCGGGAGGAAATGTATTCACGGAAGCCTCATCTCAATTACGGAATGCTCCCTTTCCTTCCCAAGCCCAGAG CCTTAGGACTATCCAGTGGGGGAGATATGCTGACATGGGAAACCGCTACAGCCATAGAGATAATGATCAACAGGGGCATCACCATATACAAGTCCCTCAAACGGACG TGTAATCGCGCTAAGATTACTACCTGTAGCCTCCTGAGATATGTCAAACGAGAACTGCGGAGCATTAAAACGGTTATTCACAGTAAGAGATCAAAATGGAGCTATCTTCCTGCCGACGAACAGGTAACGACCAACAAATTGTATAGTGGACGCATGCGCAGGATACAAAAGGAAATTGCAAGAATACGCCGAAGTTTGAAACTGTGGCGTGTTCAGCAAAGGAAAGCCAAAGCTTTAAAACTGGGACGACGGAAAAGACAGAAAAAGGCAAAAAATCAGTCATTTCGGAGGAAAATGACATCGAAGAAAAACAGAGTCCAAATTTCGTGA